From Chloracidobacterium sp., the proteins below share one genomic window:
- a CDS encoding KH domain-containing protein: MADPVRLVEHMARALVDNPEAVSAVAEMRGQTLEIRLTVAPQDVGKIIGRHGRTITAMRSVLSAIGSAPARRVTLEVEE, translated from the coding sequence ATGGCGGACCCGGTGCGTTTGGTGGAGCATATGGCGCGCGCGTTGGTGGACAACCCCGAAGCAGTGTCAGCGGTGGCCGAAATGCGCGGGCAGACCTTGGAAATCAGGCTGACGGTTGCACCCCAAGATGTCGGGAAAATCATTGGCCGCCATGGCCGAACAATCACAGCGATGCGTAGCGTGTTGTCCGCCATCGGCAGCGCCCCGGCGCGGCGTGTGACGCTGGAGGTAGAGGAATGA